One genomic region from Terriglobus aquaticus encodes:
- the ilvN gene encoding acetolactate synthase small subunit, which yields MLHTFIALVDNKPGVLTRVASLFRRLNINIASLTVGETENEDVSRMTIVCEAAENAAHRIRASLYKLEITRDVDEVGRAEAVVRELCLIKVAAGPQSPHGIQSRTQIFELSDVFRARVVDLAPDSIMLEMTGSSSKIEGLIQVLRESGYEILEVSRTGRMAMRRGAHSTRVMRALGSKNHQQTFDETADPDALDPMDALPNQFADHEA from the coding sequence ATGCTGCACACCTTCATCGCACTCGTGGACAACAAGCCCGGCGTGCTCACGCGCGTCGCCTCGCTCTTCCGCCGGCTCAACATCAACATCGCCTCGCTCACCGTCGGCGAGACCGAGAACGAAGACGTCTCGCGCATGACCATCGTCTGCGAAGCCGCAGAGAATGCCGCCCACCGCATCCGCGCGTCGCTCTACAAGCTCGAGATCACGCGCGACGTGGACGAAGTCGGCCGCGCCGAAGCAGTCGTCCGCGAGCTCTGCCTTATCAAGGTCGCCGCCGGCCCGCAGTCTCCGCACGGCATCCAGTCGCGCACCCAAATCTTCGAGCTCTCCGACGTCTTCCGCGCCCGCGTCGTCGACCTCGCACCCGACAGCATCATGCTCGAGATGACCGGCTCCTCGTCCAAGATCGAAGGTCTCATCCAGGTCCTGCGCGAGTCCGGCTACGAGATCCTCGAGGTCAGCCGCACCGGCCGCATGGCCATGCGCCGCGGCGCGCACAGCACCCGCGTCATGCGCGCCCTCGGCAGCAAAAATCACCAGCAAACCTTCGACGAAACCGCCGACCCAGACGCCCTCGACCCCATGGACGCGCTGCCTAATCAGTTCGCCGATCACGAAGCGTAA